The sequence below is a genomic window from Streptosporangium lutulentum.
CGCTCTCCCTCGGCGGCACCAGCACGCCGATCATCGCCAGCGCGCCGACCATCAGCCCTCCCGCCCCGAGCCCCTGCAAAGCGCGGAACGCGATGAGCTGGTTCATGTCCCGCGACAGCCCGGCGAGCACCGAGCCGATCAGGAAGAGCACGATCGCGGTCATGAAGGTGCCCTTACGGCCGTAGAGGTCGCCGAGCTTCCCCCAGATCGGGGTGGTCGCGGCGGCGGCGAGCAGGTAGGCCGTCACCACCCAGGACAGGTGGTTCAGCCCGCCGAGGTCGCCCACGATCGTGGGCAACGCCGTGCCGACGATCAGGCCGTCCAGCATGGCCAGGAACATGCCGAGCATCAGGCCGAACACGCCGAAGTAGAGCGACCGCGGGCGCCCCGGTTCCCGGTGACCTTCGTGCTCCATCGTTGCCTCCTCCGGCTCAGGCGGACGGGGCGGCATCAGGCGGCATAGGGGCGAAGGGCCTTGGCGTCACGCAGGGCGTGCGCCCACCAGGCCAGCTGATCGAGCATGGTCTTCGCCGCGGTGTCGCCGGCCGGGTCCTTGACCGTGCCGTCCGCGTCGAAGCACGTCCACGCGCCGTGGAAGCTGACGGTGTCGCGGACGGTGACGGCGTGCAGCTCGGCCAGGACGACACGGAGCTGTTCGACCGCGCGGAGCCCGCCGGACAGGCCGCCGTAGGAGACGAAACCGACCGGCTTGGCGTGCCACTCCTTGTTGTGCCAGTCGATGGCGTTCTTCAGCGAGGCCGGGAAGCTGTGGTTGTACTCGGGGGTGACGATGACGAACGCGTCGGCCGCCGCCAGCCTCGGCGAGACGGCGGCCAGCAGTTCGGCGGTGCCGGGTGCGGCGGGCTGACCGAAGGCCGGGAACACGGTGGGCAGCGGGGTCTCGGCCAGGTCGACGAGGTCGACGGTCATGTCCTCGCGGTGCGCGAGGTGAGTGAGCAGCCAGTTCGCC
It includes:
- a CDS encoding NADPH-dependent FMN reductase codes for the protein MDDTFGLRVAVIVGSTRDGRFGPVVANWLLTHLAHREDMTVDLVDLAETPLPTVFPAFGQPAAPGTAELLAAVSPRLAAADAFVIVTPEYNHSFPASLKNAIDWHNKEWHAKPVGFVSYGGLSGGLRAVEQLRVVLAELHAVTVRDTVSFHGAWTCFDADGTVKDPAGDTAAKTMLDQLAWWAHALRDAKALRPYAA